The following coding sequences lie in one Glycine soja cultivar W05 chromosome 16, ASM419377v2, whole genome shotgun sequence genomic window:
- the LOC114390398 gene encoding protein SUPPRESSOR OF npr1-1, CONSTITUTIVE 1-like isoform X3 yields the protein MQYDVFLSFRGTDIRSGVLSHLIAALSNAGVNTFEDEKFERGERIMPSLLRAIAGSKIHIILFSNNYASSKWCLDELVKIMECHRTYGNEVLPVFYNVDPSDVRNQRGDFGQGLEALAQRYLLQGENDVLKSWKSALNEAANLAGWVSRNYRTDADLVEDIVEDIIEKLDMHLLPITDFPVGLESRVPKLIKFVDDQSGRGCVIGIWGMGGLGKTTIAKSIYNEFRRQRFRRSFIETNNKGHTDLQEKLLSDVLKTKVKIHSVAMGISMIEKKLFAERALIILDDVTEFEQLKALCGNCKWIDRESVLIITTRDLRLLEELKDHHAVHIWKIMEMDENESLELFSKHAFREASPTENWNKLSIDVVAYCAGLPLALEILGSYLRWRTKEEWESVLSKLKKIPNYKVQEKLRISFDGLRDPMEKDIFLDVCCFFIGKDRTYVTEILDGCGLHASIGIKVLIEHSLIKVEKNKLGMHPLLRDMGREIVCESSKNEPGKRNRLWFQKDVLDVLTNNTGTETIQGLAVKLHFTSRDSFEAYSFEKMKGLRLLQLDHVQLSGNYGYLSKQLKWICWRGFPLKYIPNNFHLEGVIAIDFKYSKLRLLWKTPQVLPWLKFLNLSHSKNLTETPDFSKLTSLEKLILKNCPSLCKVHQSIGDLHNLILINLKGCTSLRNLPREVYKLKSVKILILSGCSKIDKLEEDIVQMESLTTLIADNTAVKQVPFSIVSSKSIGYISLCGFEGLSRNVFPSIIWSWMSPTMNPLSYIGHFYGTSSSLVSMDIHNNNFGDLAPTFRSLSNLRSVLVQCDTEIELSKLCRTILDDINGSDFTELRMTPYISQFSKHSLRSYSYLIGIGTGTGTYQEVFTTLNNSISKELATNVACDVSLPADNYPFWLAHTSEGHSVYFTVPEDCRLKGMILCVVYLSTPEIMASECLISVLIVNYTKCTIQIHKRDTVISFNDEDWQGIISHLGPGDEVEIFVTFGHRLVVKKTAVYLTYGESIDMEIEPSPEQKENALIRFIKKIVTCDFCEFCQHSVQCSQLNSR from the exons ATGCAGTACGACGTGTTCTTGAGCTTTAGAGGAACAGACATTCGTAGTGGTGTCCTCTCACACCTTATAGCCGCTCTCTCAAATGCGGGAGTCAACACTTTCGAGGATGAAAagtttgaaaggggagaaaggATAATGCCCTCACTATTGCGAGCCATAGCAGGGTCTAAGATACACATCATCCTTTTTTCCAATAACTATGCTTCATCTAAATGGTGTCTTGATGAGCTGGTCAAAATCATGGAATGCCATAGAACTTACGGCAATGAGGTTTTACCCGTATTTTACAATGTTGATCCATCGGATGTACGTAATCAAAGGGGTGATTTTGGACAAGGCTTGGAAGCACTTGCACAAAGATATTTATTGCAAGGGGAGAACGATGTGTTGAAGAGTTGGAAGAGTGCACTCAATGAGGCAGCAAATTTGGCTGGTTGGGTTTCAAGGAATTACAG GACTGATGCTGACCTAGTGGAAGATATTGTTGAGGACATCATTGAAAAACTTGACATGCACTTATTGCCAATTACCGATTTTCCAGTTGGATTAGAATCCCGTGTGCCAAAACTGATTAAGTTTGTTGATGATCAATCAGGCAGAGGTTGTGTTATAGGGATCTGGGGAATGGGTGGATTGGGTAAAACAACCATTGCCAAATCCATCTACAATGAATTTCGTCGTCAGAGATTCAGGCGAAGTTtcattgaaacaaataataaagGGCATACTGATTTGCAAGAAAAACTTCTTTCAGATGTCCTAAAAACAAAGGTTAAGATACATAGCGTTGCCATGGGGATATCTATGATTGAGAAAAAACTTTTTGCAGAAAGAGCTCTCATTATACTTGATGATGTGACTGAGTTTGAACAATTGAAAGCCCTATGTGGAAATTGTAAATGGATTGATCGTGAAAGTGTACTCATCATCACAACCAGAGATTTGCGCCTGCTTGAAGAACTTAAAGATCACCATGCAGTCCATATATGGAAAATAATGGAAATGGACGAGAATGAGTCCCTTGAGCTTTTTAGTAAGCATGCTTTTAGAGAAGCAAGTCCAACAGAAAACTGGAATAAACTCTCAATCGATGTAGTTGCTTATTGTGCAGGACTACCACTAGCTCTTGAAATCCTTGGATCTTACTTACGTTGGAGGACGAAAGAAGAATGGGAAAGTGTATTGTCAAAActgaagaaaattcccaattataaagttcaagaaaaattaagaataagctTTGATGGTTTACGTGATCCCATGGAAAAGGATATATTCCTTGATGTATGTTGTTTCTTTATTGGTAAAGACAGAACCTATGTTACAGAGATACTAGATGGCTGTGGACTACATGCCAGTATTGGAATAAAAGTTCTCATAGAGCATAGCCTCATAAAAGTTGAAAAGAACAAACTTGGAATGCACCCTTTGCTACGAGATATGGGAAGAGAGATAGTTTGTGAAAGTTCAAAAAATGAACCTGGGAAGCGCAATCGATTATGGTTTCAAAAGGATGTACTTGATGTATTGACAAACAATACT GGGACAGAAACTATTCAGGGATTGGCTGTGAAATTACATTTCACCAGCAGAGATTCCTTCGAAGCTTATTCTTTTGAGAAAATGAAGGGATTGAGACTGTTGCAACTTGATCATGTACAACTCTCTGGAAATTATGGGTATCTTTCTAAGCAACTGAAATGGATCTGTTGGCGAGGGTTTCCTTTAAAATACATACCTAACAACTTTCATCTGGAAGGTGTAATTGCGATTGATTTTAAATACAGTAAACTTAGACTACTCTGGAAAACACCCCAG GTTTTGCCGTGGCTGAAATTCCTCAATCTTAGTCACTCCAAGAACTTGACAGAAACCCCTGACTTTTCTAAACTGACAAGTCTTGAAAAGCTCATTCTCAAAAATTGTCCAAGTTTGTGCAAGGTACACCAATCCATCGGAGATCTCCACaatcttattttgataaatttgaagGGCTGTACAAGCTTAAGAAATCTCCCAAGAGAGGTATATAAGTTGAAATCTGTGAAAATTCTGATCCTATCTGGTTGTTCAAAAATTGACAAGTTGGAAGAAGATATAGTGCAGATGGAATCCTTGACAACTCTAATTGCTGACAATACTGCTGTGAAACAAGTGCCCTTTTCAATAGTAAGCTCAAAAAGCATTGGATATATATCCCTTTGTGGATTTGAAGGATTATCTCGTAATGTTTTTCCTTCTATCATTTGGTCTTGGATGTCACCAACAATGAATCCGCTATCTTATATTGGTCATTTCTATGGCACATCATCATCTCTAGTTTCCATGgatatacataataataattttggtgATCTAGCACCAACGTTTAGAAGCCTCTCAAATCTTCGCAGTGTTTTGGTGCAATGTGACACAGAAATTGAACTATCTAAACTATGCAGAACAATTCTGGATGATATAAATGGTTCAGATTTTACTGAATTACGAATGACACCATATATATCACAATTTTCAAAGCATTCCTTGAGGTCATATTCATATTTGATTGGAATTGGAACTGGAACTGGAACTTACCAAGAAGTCTTCACTACTCTCAACAATAGCATATCTAAG GAATTGGCAACCAACGTGGCTTGTGATGTTTCTCTCCCAGCCGACAATTATCCCTTTTGGTTGGCCCATACAAGTGAGGGACATTCCGTGTATTTCACTGTGCCTGAGGATTGTCGCTTGAAGGGAATGATTCTATGTGTTGTATATTTATCAACCCCTGAAATCATGGCATCCGAATGTCTAATTAGTGTCTTGATAGTTAATTACACAAAGTGCACCATCCAGATACACAAGCGAGACACAGTAATTTCCTTTAATGATGAAGATTGGCAGGGCATAATATCACATTTGGGACCTGGAGACGAAGTGGAGATTTTTGTGACTTTTGGGCATAGATTGGTGGTGAAGAAGACAGCTGTCTATTTGACGTACGGTGAATCAATTGACATGGAAATAGAGCCTTCGCCCGAGCAAAAGGAAAATGCCCTcattagattcataaagaaaattgtaacGTGTGACTTCTG TGAATTCTGTCAACATAGTGTTCAGTGCTCTCAACTGAACTCAAGGTAG
- the LOC114390398 gene encoding protein SUPPRESSOR OF npr1-1, CONSTITUTIVE 1-like isoform X1: MKNFLIDRKIAIEEQKRFSNKITERMRTARAVSQAAKQFNDLIMQYDVFLSFRGTDIRSGVLSHLIAALSNAGVNTFEDEKFERGERIMPSLLRAIAGSKIHIILFSNNYASSKWCLDELVKIMECHRTYGNEVLPVFYNVDPSDVRNQRGDFGQGLEALAQRYLLQGENDVLKSWKSALNEAANLAGWVSRNYRTDADLVEDIVEDIIEKLDMHLLPITDFPVGLESRVPKLIKFVDDQSGRGCVIGIWGMGGLGKTTIAKSIYNEFRRQRFRRSFIETNNKGHTDLQEKLLSDVLKTKVKIHSVAMGISMIEKKLFAERALIILDDVTEFEQLKALCGNCKWIDRESVLIITTRDLRLLEELKDHHAVHIWKIMEMDENESLELFSKHAFREASPTENWNKLSIDVVAYCAGLPLALEILGSYLRWRTKEEWESVLSKLKKIPNYKVQEKLRISFDGLRDPMEKDIFLDVCCFFIGKDRTYVTEILDGCGLHASIGIKVLIEHSLIKVEKNKLGMHPLLRDMGREIVCESSKNEPGKRNRLWFQKDVLDVLTNNTGTETIQGLAVKLHFTSRDSFEAYSFEKMKGLRLLQLDHVQLSGNYGYLSKQLKWICWRGFPLKYIPNNFHLEGVIAIDFKYSKLRLLWKTPQVLPWLKFLNLSHSKNLTETPDFSKLTSLEKLILKNCPSLCKVHQSIGDLHNLILINLKGCTSLRNLPREVYKLKSVKILILSGCSKIDKLEEDIVQMESLTTLIADNTAVKQVPFSIVSSKSIGYISLCGFEGLSRNVFPSIIWSWMSPTMNPLSYIGHFYGTSSSLVSMDIHNNNFGDLAPTFRSLSNLRSVLVQCDTEIELSKLCRTILDDINGSDFTELRMTPYISQFSKHSLRSYSYLIGIGTGTGTYQEVFTTLNNSISKELATNVACDVSLPADNYPFWLAHTSEGHSVYFTVPEDCRLKGMILCVVYLSTPEIMASECLISVLIVNYTKCTIQIHKRDTVISFNDEDWQGIISHLGPGDEVEIFVTFGHRLVVKKTAVYLTYGESIDMEIEPSPEQKENALIRFIKKIVTCDFCEFCQHSVQCSQLNSR, from the exons ATgaagaattttttaattgatcgTAAAATCGCCATCGAAGAACAAAAGCGCTTTAGTAATAAAATTACTGAGAGAATGAGGACAGCAAGAGCTGTAAGCCAAGCCGCCAAACAATTCAATGACCTG ATCATGCAGTACGACGTGTTCTTGAGCTTTAGAGGAACAGACATTCGTAGTGGTGTCCTCTCACACCTTATAGCCGCTCTCTCAAATGCGGGAGTCAACACTTTCGAGGATGAAAagtttgaaaggggagaaaggATAATGCCCTCACTATTGCGAGCCATAGCAGGGTCTAAGATACACATCATCCTTTTTTCCAATAACTATGCTTCATCTAAATGGTGTCTTGATGAGCTGGTCAAAATCATGGAATGCCATAGAACTTACGGCAATGAGGTTTTACCCGTATTTTACAATGTTGATCCATCGGATGTACGTAATCAAAGGGGTGATTTTGGACAAGGCTTGGAAGCACTTGCACAAAGATATTTATTGCAAGGGGAGAACGATGTGTTGAAGAGTTGGAAGAGTGCACTCAATGAGGCAGCAAATTTGGCTGGTTGGGTTTCAAGGAATTACAG GACTGATGCTGACCTAGTGGAAGATATTGTTGAGGACATCATTGAAAAACTTGACATGCACTTATTGCCAATTACCGATTTTCCAGTTGGATTAGAATCCCGTGTGCCAAAACTGATTAAGTTTGTTGATGATCAATCAGGCAGAGGTTGTGTTATAGGGATCTGGGGAATGGGTGGATTGGGTAAAACAACCATTGCCAAATCCATCTACAATGAATTTCGTCGTCAGAGATTCAGGCGAAGTTtcattgaaacaaataataaagGGCATACTGATTTGCAAGAAAAACTTCTTTCAGATGTCCTAAAAACAAAGGTTAAGATACATAGCGTTGCCATGGGGATATCTATGATTGAGAAAAAACTTTTTGCAGAAAGAGCTCTCATTATACTTGATGATGTGACTGAGTTTGAACAATTGAAAGCCCTATGTGGAAATTGTAAATGGATTGATCGTGAAAGTGTACTCATCATCACAACCAGAGATTTGCGCCTGCTTGAAGAACTTAAAGATCACCATGCAGTCCATATATGGAAAATAATGGAAATGGACGAGAATGAGTCCCTTGAGCTTTTTAGTAAGCATGCTTTTAGAGAAGCAAGTCCAACAGAAAACTGGAATAAACTCTCAATCGATGTAGTTGCTTATTGTGCAGGACTACCACTAGCTCTTGAAATCCTTGGATCTTACTTACGTTGGAGGACGAAAGAAGAATGGGAAAGTGTATTGTCAAAActgaagaaaattcccaattataaagttcaagaaaaattaagaataagctTTGATGGTTTACGTGATCCCATGGAAAAGGATATATTCCTTGATGTATGTTGTTTCTTTATTGGTAAAGACAGAACCTATGTTACAGAGATACTAGATGGCTGTGGACTACATGCCAGTATTGGAATAAAAGTTCTCATAGAGCATAGCCTCATAAAAGTTGAAAAGAACAAACTTGGAATGCACCCTTTGCTACGAGATATGGGAAGAGAGATAGTTTGTGAAAGTTCAAAAAATGAACCTGGGAAGCGCAATCGATTATGGTTTCAAAAGGATGTACTTGATGTATTGACAAACAATACT GGGACAGAAACTATTCAGGGATTGGCTGTGAAATTACATTTCACCAGCAGAGATTCCTTCGAAGCTTATTCTTTTGAGAAAATGAAGGGATTGAGACTGTTGCAACTTGATCATGTACAACTCTCTGGAAATTATGGGTATCTTTCTAAGCAACTGAAATGGATCTGTTGGCGAGGGTTTCCTTTAAAATACATACCTAACAACTTTCATCTGGAAGGTGTAATTGCGATTGATTTTAAATACAGTAAACTTAGACTACTCTGGAAAACACCCCAG GTTTTGCCGTGGCTGAAATTCCTCAATCTTAGTCACTCCAAGAACTTGACAGAAACCCCTGACTTTTCTAAACTGACAAGTCTTGAAAAGCTCATTCTCAAAAATTGTCCAAGTTTGTGCAAGGTACACCAATCCATCGGAGATCTCCACaatcttattttgataaatttgaagGGCTGTACAAGCTTAAGAAATCTCCCAAGAGAGGTATATAAGTTGAAATCTGTGAAAATTCTGATCCTATCTGGTTGTTCAAAAATTGACAAGTTGGAAGAAGATATAGTGCAGATGGAATCCTTGACAACTCTAATTGCTGACAATACTGCTGTGAAACAAGTGCCCTTTTCAATAGTAAGCTCAAAAAGCATTGGATATATATCCCTTTGTGGATTTGAAGGATTATCTCGTAATGTTTTTCCTTCTATCATTTGGTCTTGGATGTCACCAACAATGAATCCGCTATCTTATATTGGTCATTTCTATGGCACATCATCATCTCTAGTTTCCATGgatatacataataataattttggtgATCTAGCACCAACGTTTAGAAGCCTCTCAAATCTTCGCAGTGTTTTGGTGCAATGTGACACAGAAATTGAACTATCTAAACTATGCAGAACAATTCTGGATGATATAAATGGTTCAGATTTTACTGAATTACGAATGACACCATATATATCACAATTTTCAAAGCATTCCTTGAGGTCATATTCATATTTGATTGGAATTGGAACTGGAACTGGAACTTACCAAGAAGTCTTCACTACTCTCAACAATAGCATATCTAAG GAATTGGCAACCAACGTGGCTTGTGATGTTTCTCTCCCAGCCGACAATTATCCCTTTTGGTTGGCCCATACAAGTGAGGGACATTCCGTGTATTTCACTGTGCCTGAGGATTGTCGCTTGAAGGGAATGATTCTATGTGTTGTATATTTATCAACCCCTGAAATCATGGCATCCGAATGTCTAATTAGTGTCTTGATAGTTAATTACACAAAGTGCACCATCCAGATACACAAGCGAGACACAGTAATTTCCTTTAATGATGAAGATTGGCAGGGCATAATATCACATTTGGGACCTGGAGACGAAGTGGAGATTTTTGTGACTTTTGGGCATAGATTGGTGGTGAAGAAGACAGCTGTCTATTTGACGTACGGTGAATCAATTGACATGGAAATAGAGCCTTCGCCCGAGCAAAAGGAAAATGCCCTcattagattcataaagaaaattgtaacGTGTGACTTCTG TGAATTCTGTCAACATAGTGTTCAGTGCTCTCAACTGAACTCAAGGTAG
- the LOC114390398 gene encoding protein SUPPRESSOR OF npr1-1, CONSTITUTIVE 1-like isoform X2, whose protein sequence is MKNFLIDRKIAIEEQKRFSNKITERMRTARAVSQAAKQFNDLIMQYDVFLSFRGTDIRSGVLSHLIAALSNAGVNTFEDEKFERGERIMPSLLRAIAGSKIHIILFSNNYASSKWCLDELVKIMECHRTYGNEVLPVFYNVDPSDVRNQRGDFGQGLEALAQRYLLQGENDVLKSWKSALNEAANLAGWVSRNYRTDADLVEDIVEDIIEKLDMHLLPITDFPVGLESRVPKLIKFVDDQSGRGCVIGIWGMGGLGKTTIAKSIYNEFRRQRFRRSFIETNNKGHTDLQEKLLSDVLKTKVKIHSVAMGISMIEKKLFAERALIILDDVTEFEQLKALCGNCKWIDRESVLIITTRDLRLLEELKDHHAVHIWKIMEMDENESLELFSKHAFREASPTENWNKLSIDVVAYCAGLPLALEILGSYLRWRTKEEWESVLSKLKKIPNYKVQEKLRISFDGLRDPMEKDIFLDVCCFFIGKDRTYVTEILDGCGLHASIGIKVLIEHSLIKVEKNKLGMHPLLRDMGREIVCESSKNEPGKRNRLWFQKDVLDVLTNNTGTETIQGLAVKLHFTSRDSFEAYSFEKMKGLRLLQLDHVQLSGNYGYLSKQLKWICWRGFPLKYIPNNFHLEGVIAIDFKYSKLRLLWKTPQVLPWLKFLNLSHSKNLTETPDFSKLTSLEKLILKNCPSLCKVHQSIGDLHNLILINLKGCTSLRNLPREVYKLKSVKILILSGCSKIDKLEEDIVQMESLTTLIADNTAVKQVPFSIVSSKSIGYISLCGFEGLSRNVFPSIIWSWMSPTMNPLSYIGHFYGTSSSLVSMDIHNNNFGDLAPTFRSLSNLRSVLVQCDTEIELSKLCRTILDDINGSDFTELRMTPYISQFSKHSLRSYSYLIGIGTGTGTYQEVFTTLNNSISKELATNVACDVSLPADNYPFWLAHTSEGHSVYFTVPEDCRLKGMILCVVYLSTPEIMASECLISVLIVNYTKCTIQIHKRDTVISFNDEDWQGIISHLGPGDEVEIFVTFGHRLVVKKTAVYLTYGESIDMEIEPSPEQKENALIRFIKKIVTCDFW, encoded by the exons ATgaagaattttttaattgatcgTAAAATCGCCATCGAAGAACAAAAGCGCTTTAGTAATAAAATTACTGAGAGAATGAGGACAGCAAGAGCTGTAAGCCAAGCCGCCAAACAATTCAATGACCTG ATCATGCAGTACGACGTGTTCTTGAGCTTTAGAGGAACAGACATTCGTAGTGGTGTCCTCTCACACCTTATAGCCGCTCTCTCAAATGCGGGAGTCAACACTTTCGAGGATGAAAagtttgaaaggggagaaaggATAATGCCCTCACTATTGCGAGCCATAGCAGGGTCTAAGATACACATCATCCTTTTTTCCAATAACTATGCTTCATCTAAATGGTGTCTTGATGAGCTGGTCAAAATCATGGAATGCCATAGAACTTACGGCAATGAGGTTTTACCCGTATTTTACAATGTTGATCCATCGGATGTACGTAATCAAAGGGGTGATTTTGGACAAGGCTTGGAAGCACTTGCACAAAGATATTTATTGCAAGGGGAGAACGATGTGTTGAAGAGTTGGAAGAGTGCACTCAATGAGGCAGCAAATTTGGCTGGTTGGGTTTCAAGGAATTACAG GACTGATGCTGACCTAGTGGAAGATATTGTTGAGGACATCATTGAAAAACTTGACATGCACTTATTGCCAATTACCGATTTTCCAGTTGGATTAGAATCCCGTGTGCCAAAACTGATTAAGTTTGTTGATGATCAATCAGGCAGAGGTTGTGTTATAGGGATCTGGGGAATGGGTGGATTGGGTAAAACAACCATTGCCAAATCCATCTACAATGAATTTCGTCGTCAGAGATTCAGGCGAAGTTtcattgaaacaaataataaagGGCATACTGATTTGCAAGAAAAACTTCTTTCAGATGTCCTAAAAACAAAGGTTAAGATACATAGCGTTGCCATGGGGATATCTATGATTGAGAAAAAACTTTTTGCAGAAAGAGCTCTCATTATACTTGATGATGTGACTGAGTTTGAACAATTGAAAGCCCTATGTGGAAATTGTAAATGGATTGATCGTGAAAGTGTACTCATCATCACAACCAGAGATTTGCGCCTGCTTGAAGAACTTAAAGATCACCATGCAGTCCATATATGGAAAATAATGGAAATGGACGAGAATGAGTCCCTTGAGCTTTTTAGTAAGCATGCTTTTAGAGAAGCAAGTCCAACAGAAAACTGGAATAAACTCTCAATCGATGTAGTTGCTTATTGTGCAGGACTACCACTAGCTCTTGAAATCCTTGGATCTTACTTACGTTGGAGGACGAAAGAAGAATGGGAAAGTGTATTGTCAAAActgaagaaaattcccaattataaagttcaagaaaaattaagaataagctTTGATGGTTTACGTGATCCCATGGAAAAGGATATATTCCTTGATGTATGTTGTTTCTTTATTGGTAAAGACAGAACCTATGTTACAGAGATACTAGATGGCTGTGGACTACATGCCAGTATTGGAATAAAAGTTCTCATAGAGCATAGCCTCATAAAAGTTGAAAAGAACAAACTTGGAATGCACCCTTTGCTACGAGATATGGGAAGAGAGATAGTTTGTGAAAGTTCAAAAAATGAACCTGGGAAGCGCAATCGATTATGGTTTCAAAAGGATGTACTTGATGTATTGACAAACAATACT GGGACAGAAACTATTCAGGGATTGGCTGTGAAATTACATTTCACCAGCAGAGATTCCTTCGAAGCTTATTCTTTTGAGAAAATGAAGGGATTGAGACTGTTGCAACTTGATCATGTACAACTCTCTGGAAATTATGGGTATCTTTCTAAGCAACTGAAATGGATCTGTTGGCGAGGGTTTCCTTTAAAATACATACCTAACAACTTTCATCTGGAAGGTGTAATTGCGATTGATTTTAAATACAGTAAACTTAGACTACTCTGGAAAACACCCCAG GTTTTGCCGTGGCTGAAATTCCTCAATCTTAGTCACTCCAAGAACTTGACAGAAACCCCTGACTTTTCTAAACTGACAAGTCTTGAAAAGCTCATTCTCAAAAATTGTCCAAGTTTGTGCAAGGTACACCAATCCATCGGAGATCTCCACaatcttattttgataaatttgaagGGCTGTACAAGCTTAAGAAATCTCCCAAGAGAGGTATATAAGTTGAAATCTGTGAAAATTCTGATCCTATCTGGTTGTTCAAAAATTGACAAGTTGGAAGAAGATATAGTGCAGATGGAATCCTTGACAACTCTAATTGCTGACAATACTGCTGTGAAACAAGTGCCCTTTTCAATAGTAAGCTCAAAAAGCATTGGATATATATCCCTTTGTGGATTTGAAGGATTATCTCGTAATGTTTTTCCTTCTATCATTTGGTCTTGGATGTCACCAACAATGAATCCGCTATCTTATATTGGTCATTTCTATGGCACATCATCATCTCTAGTTTCCATGgatatacataataataattttggtgATCTAGCACCAACGTTTAGAAGCCTCTCAAATCTTCGCAGTGTTTTGGTGCAATGTGACACAGAAATTGAACTATCTAAACTATGCAGAACAATTCTGGATGATATAAATGGTTCAGATTTTACTGAATTACGAATGACACCATATATATCACAATTTTCAAAGCATTCCTTGAGGTCATATTCATATTTGATTGGAATTGGAACTGGAACTGGAACTTACCAAGAAGTCTTCACTACTCTCAACAATAGCATATCTAAG GAATTGGCAACCAACGTGGCTTGTGATGTTTCTCTCCCAGCCGACAATTATCCCTTTTGGTTGGCCCATACAAGTGAGGGACATTCCGTGTATTTCACTGTGCCTGAGGATTGTCGCTTGAAGGGAATGATTCTATGTGTTGTATATTTATCAACCCCTGAAATCATGGCATCCGAATGTCTAATTAGTGTCTTGATAGTTAATTACACAAAGTGCACCATCCAGATACACAAGCGAGACACAGTAATTTCCTTTAATGATGAAGATTGGCAGGGCATAATATCACATTTGGGACCTGGAGACGAAGTGGAGATTTTTGTGACTTTTGGGCATAGATTGGTGGTGAAGAAGACAGCTGTCTATTTGACGTACGGTGAATCAATTGACATGGAAATAGAGCCTTCGCCCGAGCAAAAGGAAAATGCCCTcattagattcataaagaaaattgtaacGTGTGACTTCTGGTAA